A portion of the Saccharomyces paradoxus chromosome XV, complete sequence genome contains these proteins:
- the IAH1 gene encoding isoamyl acetate-hydrolyzing esterase (Isoamyl acetate-hydrolyzing esterase~similar to YOR126C): MDYKKFLLFGDSITEFAFNTRPIENDKDEYALGAALVNEYTRKMDILQRGFKGYNSRWSLKVLPEILDNESNIVMATIFFGANDACSAGPQSVPLPEFVDNIGQMISIMKSHHICPIIIGPGLVDREKWEKAKAEEIALGYFRTNENFTIYSDALAKLANEEKTPFVDLNKAFREEGGDAWQHLLTDGLHFSGKGYEILHDELLKAIEIFYPQYHPKNMQYKLKDWRDVLDDGSNIMS; this comes from the coding sequence ATGGATTACAAGAAATTCCTGCTGTTCGGGGATTCTATTACTGAATTTGCTTTTAACACTAGACCGattgaaaatgacaaaGATGAGTATGCTCTTGGAGCCGCGTTAGTCAACGAGTATACGAGAAAAATGGATATCCTTCAAAGAGGGTTCAAAGGGTACAACTCCAGATGGTCGTTGAAAGTACTTCCTGAAATTCTAGATAACGAATCCAACATTGTCATGGCCACCATCTTTTTTGGCGCCAACGATGCATGCTCAGCAGGCCCTCAAAGTGTTCCCCTCCCTGAATTTGTTGATAATATAGGTCAGATGATATCTATAATGAAGTCTCATCATATCTGTCCTATTATAATAGGACCGGGGCTGGTAGACAGGGAGAAGTGggaaaaagcaaaagcTGAAGAAATAGCCCTTGGATATTTTCGCACCAACGAGAACTTTACTATTTATTCCGATGCGTTAGCAAAACTTGCCAATGAGGAAAAAACCCCCTTCGTGGACTTGAATAAGGCATTTCGGGAGGAAGGTGGCGATGCTTGGCAACACCTACTAACAGACGGACTGCACTTTTCCGGGAAAGGGTACGAAATTCTTCATGACGAACTATTGAAGGCCATTGAGATATTCTACCCCCAATATCATC
- the RGA1 gene encoding GTPase-activating protein RGA1 (GTPase-activating protein for polarity-establishment protein Cdc42p~similar to YOR127W) produces MVSTAPNDQFPSCVRCKDFITTGHAYELGCDRWHTHCFTCYKCEKPLSCESDFLVLGTGALICFDCSDSCKNCGKKIDDLAIILSSSNEAYCSDCFKCCKCGENIADLRYAKTKRGLFCLNCHEKLLAKRKYYEEKKRRLKKNLPSLPTPVIDSDHIDGASATAAVPEKTSSRPASPVNEMPLGSELLKDIETNSSDIVPHFITGYNDSDDNSGSSKFGSNVSIDIIGPEENSTEHAKDDVKEEVEAHSANFSLEVAIDSTPSCKGPPSRSKSLLNKTPLRNSSGQYIAKSPSSYRQGIIVNDSLEESNQFEPPHNSSRSASELLSSVLHSPVSVNMKNPKGPNTDTFNTSLISQMDPSLPLKGLNNIVEEPNPLQTPAVEIVKTEKSVSDLAGVQQEQAEKPSYAGNSGKGRKISRSLSRRSKDLMTNLKSKATNKQDSNVKLSPASKSTFRRSQDLIRDVDSHPGFGTPNSNSTSLDTLMKNQKSLNYKRFTDDGILKVVSEKGDAPDEQKNFGFKSPSPIGHLLQSPATPSNVSMYRTPPLDSSLTFDRLNGSSYSNQNYSLPSWQNTPKIQLENSSNFEEQKETVYGNSESRNDPSLDKEIVTAELHLKQLKINLKELESQREELMKEIGEMKSMKETLRRHIEAYNTEKNKLYLDSNEFSGNPPTINEISSSESPPPVKHVATTSSVARSSVKPKFWKFFSSAKPQTEQSIQSVNSNNMNSTVKSAPVLLSAPSTNSNSGRLEISPPVLQNPNEFSDVRLVPIESDGNMGQNKDVEEYSDGSNLYGSSLVARCNYENNEIPMVLSVCIDFIESDEENMRSEGIYRKSGSQLVIEEIERHFSSWKVQTEMPNILTEQDLNAVTGVLKRYLRKLPDPIFTFQVYEPLMNLVKSKKMMENLPFVGGKLSLEAKNSDTYMSSRSALKSILEDLPKEHYRVLRALSEHIEKITQYSHWNRMTLYNLALVFAPGLIRDFSGEKDIIDMKERNYIVAFIFGNYKDILT; encoded by the coding sequence ATGGTATCAACTGCGCCCAACGACCAATTTCCATCCTGTGTACGGTGCAAAGATTTCATTACCACAGGGCACGCATATGAGTTGGGTTGTGATAGATGGCACACACATTGTTTTACTTGTTACAAATGTGAGAAACCATTAAGTTGCGAATCTGATTTTTTAGTTCTTGGAACCGGTGCTTTGATCTGCTTTGATTGTTCCGATTCCTGTAAAAATTGCGGTAAAAAGATTGACGATTTGGCCATAATACTATCCTCTTCAAATGAGGCCTATTGTTCAGATTGTTTCAAATGCTGTAAGTGTGGTGAAAATATTGCTGACCTGCGGTATGCGAAAACCAAGCGAGGTTTATTCTGTTTAAACTGCCACGAAAAGTTATTAGCGAAAAGAAAGTATTAcgaagagaagaaaaggcGACTCAAAAAGAATCTTCCAAGTTTGCCCACTCCCGTAATTGATAGTGATCACATTGATGGGGCCTCAGCTACTGCTGCTGTCCCAGAAAAAACATCCAGCAGACCCGCATCACCAGTTAATGAAATGCCTTTAGGTTCTGAACTCCTCAAGGATATAGAAACGAATTCGAGTGATATTGTTCCACATTTTATCACAGGATATAATGATAGCGATGACAATTCTGGAAGTTCGAAGTTCGGTTCAAATGTATCCATAGATATTATAGGaccagaagaaaatagcaCGGAGCATGCAAAAGATGAtgttaaagaagaagtagagGCACATTCAGCGAATTTTTCGCTTGAAGTTGCGATAGATTCAACTCCAAGTTGTAAAGGACCTCCAAGTCGTTCAAAAAGCTTGTTAAACAAAACACCATTGAGGAATTCATCCGGTCAGTATATCGCAAAATCTCCGAGCTCTTATAGACAGGGTATAATAGTTAATGATAGTCTTGAAGAGAGTAATCAATTTGAACCTCCACACAACAGTTCCCGAAGTGCGAGTGAATTACTGAGCTCGGTATTGCATAGTCCAGTTTCTGTTAATATGAAAAATCCGAAGGGTCCAAATACGGATACTTTCAATACCAGTTTAATATCCCAGATGGATCCTTCGCTACCATTAAAAGGACTGAATAATATTGTGGAAGAACCGAACCCACTTCAAACGCCTGCTGTTGAAATTGtcaaaacagaaaaaagtgTCAGTGATTTAGCAGGTGTTCAGCAAGAGCAAGCAGAGAAGCCCTCCTATGCAGGCAATAGTGGAAAGGgtagaaaaatttcaagatcaTTGTCACGAAGGTCCAAGGATTTGATGACTAATCTAAAGTCAAAAGCCACAAACAAACAGGATAGTAACGTTAAACTTTCACCTGCCTCTAAATCGACTTTCAGACGGTCACAAGATTTAATCAGAGATGTAGATTCACATCCTGGCTTTGGGACACCGAATTCCAACAGCACTTCATTAGACACTCtaatgaagaatcaaaaaagCCTAAATTACAAACGATTTACCGATGACGGCATTCTCAAGGTCGTTAGTGAAAAGGGAGACGCCCCTGAtgaacagaaaaatttcggCTTTAAATCGCCATCACCAATCGGTCATTTATTACAATCACCTGCTACACCAAGTAATGTATCCATGTATCGAACTCCGCCTCTGGATAGCTCATTGACATTTGACAGGCTGAACGGGTCTTCATACAGTAATCAAAACTATAGCCTACCTAGTTGGCAGAATACTCCAAAGATCCAATTGGAGAATAGCAGCAATTTTGAGGAACAGAAGGAAACAGTCTATGGGAATAGCGAATCCAGAAACGACCCGTCTCtcgataaagaaattgtcACAGCTGAGTTGCATTTGAAGcaattaaaaataaatttgaagGAACTTGAATCTCAGAGAGAAGAACTAATGAAAGAGATAGGTGAAATGAAGTCTATGAAAGAGACCCTACGCCGACACATTGAGGCCTACAATAccgaaaaaaataaattatatCTTGACTCAAACGAATTCTCAGGTAATCCGCCAACAATAAATGAAATCAGCTCAAGTGAGTCACCACCGCCCGTGAAACATGTTGCAACTACAAGTTCTGTGGCACGAAGTTCTGTTAAGCCaaaattttggaagttCTTTTCATCTGCTAAGCCACAAACCGAGCAATCTATACAAAGTGTCAACTCAAATAATATGAATTCCACCGTTAAAAGCGCCCCAGTTTTGCTTTCAGCTCCCTCAACTAATAGCAATTCCGGTCGTCTAGAGATTTCACCTCCTGTTCTCCAAAATCCTAATGAATTCAGTGACGTTAGATTGGTTCCTATCGAGAGTGATGGAAATATGGGTCAAAATAAAGATGTGGAAGAATATTCGGATGGAAGCAATTTGTATGGTTCGAGTTTGGTTGCTAGGTGCAACTATGAGAACAATGAAATACCAATGGTACTATCTGTCTGCATAGACTTTATTGAATCGGACGAGGAAAATATGAGATCAGAGGGCATATATAGAAAATCAGGTTCCCAACTAGTCatagaagaaatagaacggcatttttcttcatggAAAGTGCAAACCGAAATGCCGAATATTTTAACGGAACAAGATCTCAACGCTGTTACCGGTGTGTTGAAACGATACTTAAGAAAACTTCCCGACCCTATTTTCACCTTCCAAGTATATGAACCCTTGATGAACTTGGTTAAATCTAAAAAGATGATGGAAAACTTACCATTTGTTGGAGGAAAGCTGTCGTTAGAAGCAAAGAATTCGGATACTTATATGTCGAGCAGGAGTGCTTTGAAAAGCATATTAGAAGACTTGCCGAAGGAACATTATAGGGTGTTAAGAGCATTAAGCGAACATATAGAAAAGATTACACAATACAGCCACTGGAACCGAATGACGCTTTATAATCTTGCTTTGGTTTTTGCTCCGGGTTTAATTCGTGATTTTAGTGGAGAAAAggatattattgatatgAAAGAGAGAAACTATATTGTtgcatttatttttgggAACTATAAAGATATCCTGACGTAG